The Glycine soja cultivar W05 chromosome 3, ASM419377v2, whole genome shotgun sequence genome window below encodes:
- the LOC114406693 gene encoding UDP-URONIC ACID TRANSPORTER 1-like, producing the protein MSTHGSYSMRSKGSFENEAKATGKESGGGGGGGGGKSGKTMSTNSKENLFIVFLVTLWYSSNIGVILLNKYLLSNYGFKFPIFLTMCHMSACAVLSYVSIVFFKVVPQQMIKSRSQFIKIATLSLVFCASVVGGNISLRYLAVSFNQAVGATTPFFTAVFAYLATLKREAWVTYGALVPVVAGVVIASGGEPGFHLFGFIMCLSATAARAFKSVLQSILLSSEGEKLNSMNLLLYMSPIAVLVLLPAALIMEPNVVDVILTLAKDHKSVWLLLFLNSVTAYAANLTNFLVTKHTSALTLQVLGNAKGAVAVVISILLFRNPVTVLGMGGYTITVMGVAAYGETKRRFR; encoded by the exons ATGAGCACACATGGTTCTTACAGCATGAGATCCAAAGGCTCCTTTGAAAATGAAGCCAAGGCAACAGGGAAAGAAAGTGGG GGAGGAGGCGGTGGTGGAGGTGGCAAGAGTGGAAAGACAATGTCAACCAACAGCAAGGAGAATTTGTTCATAGTTTTTCTTGTTACACTTTGGTACTCTTCAAACATTGGTGTGATCCTTCTGAACAAGTATCTGCTCTCAAACTATGGATTCAAGTTCCCAATCTTCCTCACAATGTGCCACATGTCGGCCTGTGCTGTCCTCAGCTATGTCTCCATTGTGTTCTTCAAGGTGGTGCCTCAGCAGATGATCAAATCAAGGTCCCAGTTCATCAAGATTGCAACTTTGAGCCTTGTTTTCTGTGCCTCTGTGGTTGGTGGCAACATTTCTCTCAGGTACCTTGCTGTGTCATTCAACCAGGCTGTTGGGGCAACCACACCCTTTTTCACTGCTGTTTTTGCCTATTTGGCCACCCTCAAGAGAGAGGCCTGGGTTACCTATGGTGCCCTGGTTCCTGTTGTTGCTGGAGTTGTCATTGCAAGTGGG GGCGAGCCAGGGTTTCACTTATTTGGATTCATTATGTGCCTAAGTGCAACCGCTGCAAGAGCCTTCAAGTCTGTCCTTCAGAGCATTTTACTCTCTTCTGAagg GGAAAAGTTGAACTCAATGAACTTGCTCCTGTATATGTCTCCAATCGCGGTCCTAGTTTTGTTGCCTGCAGCACTTATCATGGAGCCTAATGTCGTAGATGTCATATTGACGCTTGCAAAGGACCATAAATCTGTGTGGCTACTTCTTTTCCTAAACTCAGTCACAGCATATGCAGCTAACTTAACAAACTTCTTGGTGACTAAACATACCAGTGCTCTCACACTCCAG GTGTTAGGCAATGCGAAAGGTGCTGTAGCTGTTGTAATCTCAATACTCCTATTCAGAAACCCTGTCACTGTTCTTGGCATGGGTGGCTATACAATTACCGTGATGGGAGTGGCTGCATATGGAGAAACAAAAAGGAGGTTTAGATGA
- the LOC114406694 gene encoding putative calcium-transporting ATPase 11, plasma membrane-type, which yields MEKTLLKDFELQHKNPSVEALRRWRSAVTLVKNHRRRFRMVADLDKRVQAEQIKQGIKEKIRIALYVQKAALQFIDAGNRVEYKLSSEARDSGFGIHPDEIASIVRGHDNKTLNDIGGVESIARKLLVSVDGGVSEESINSRQQIYGFNRYTEKPSRSFLMFVWDALQDLTLIILMVCAVVSIVIGIATEGWPKGTYDGVGIILSIFLVVVVTAVSDYKQSLQFRDLDKEKKKIFVQVNRDGKRQKISIYDIVVGDVVHLSTGDQVPADGIFLSGYSLLIDESSLSGESEPVNITEEKPFLLSGTKVQDGQGKMLVTTVGMRTEWGKLMETLNEGGEDETPLQVKLNGVATIIGKIGLTFAILTFVVLTVRFVVEKALHGDFASWSSDDAKKLLDFFAIAVTIIVVAVPEGLPLAVTLSLAFAMKKLMNDKALVRHLSACETMGSASCICTDKTGTLTTNKMVVTKAWICEKAMQIKGTESANELKTCTSEGVINILLQAIFQNTSAEVVKDDKNGKDTILGTPTESALLEFGCLLSADFDAYAQRREYKILKVEPFNSVRKKMSVLVGLPNGGVRAFCKGASEIILKMCDKTIDCNGEVVDLPEDGANNVSDVINAFASEALRTICLAFKEINETHEPNSIPDSGYTLIALVGIKDPVRPGVKEAVQTCMAAGITIRMVTGDNINTAKAIAKECGLLTEGGLAIEGPDFRDLSPEQMKDVIPRIQVMARSLPLDKHKLVTNLRKMFGEVVAVTGDGTNDAPALREADIGLAMGIAGTEVAKENADVIIMDDNFTTIVNVVKWGRAVYINIQKFVQFQLTVNVVALVINFISACITGSAPLTAVQLLWVNLIMDTLGALALATEPPNDGLLKRPPVARGANFITKPMWRNIIGQSIYQLIILGILNFDGKRLLGLGGSDSTKILNTLIFNSFVFCQVFNEINSRDIDKINIFRGMFDSWIFMAIIFATAAFQVVIVEFLGTFASTVPLNWQFWLLSVVIGAFSMPIAAILKCIPVERDASKQHHDGYEALPSGPELA from the exons ATGGAGAAAACTCTCCTCAAGGATTTCGAGCTCCAGCACAAAAATCCCTCCGTCGAAGCCCTCCGCCGATGGAGATCCGCCGTCACTCTCGTCAAAAACCACCGCCGCCGCTTCCGCATGGTCGCCGATCTCGACAAGCGCGTCCAAGCCGAGCAGATTAAGCAGGGGATCaag GAAAAAATTCGAATTGCTCTCTACGTTCAAAAGGCAGCATTACAATTTATTGATG CTGGTAATCGAGTTGAGTACAAACTATCAAGTGAGGCAAGAGATTCTGGTTTTGGTATTCATCCAGATGAGATTGCATCTATTGTTCGTGGTCATGATAACAAGACCTTAAATGATATTGGTGGAGTTGAATCCATTGCAAGGAAATTGTTAGTTTCGGTTGATGGAGGTGTCAGCGAAGAGAGTATAAATAGCAGACAACAGATTTATGGATTCAATCGTTATACCGAAAAACCTTCTAGATCGTTCCTGATGTTTGTGTGGGATGCATTGCAGGACTTAACTCTAATCATTCTCATGGTTTGTGCTGTAGTTTCTATAGTTATAGGGATTGCCACTGAAGGGTGGCCAAAGGGAACTTATGATGGTGTGGGAATCATACTCAGTATATTCTTGGTTGTCGTTGTTACAGCTGTCAGTGATTACAAGCAGTCCCTGCAGTTCAGAGATTTGgacaaagagaagaaaaagatattTGTTCAGGTCAATAGAGATGGGAAAAGACAGAAGATCTCAATTTATGATATAGTAGTCGGTGATGTTGTTCATTTGTCAACTGGGGATCAAGTTCCAGCTGATGGGATTTTTTTATCAGGATACTCTTTGCTTATTGATGAATCAAGTTTGTCAGGTGAGAGCGAACCTGTAAATATAACTGAAGAAAAACCTTTTCTTCTCTCAGGAACCAAAGTGCAGGATGGTCAGGGGAAGATGTTAGTTACAACTGTTGGCATGAGGACTGAATGGGGAAAATTGATGGAGACTCTAAACGAGGGAGGAGAGGATGAAACCCCATTGCAGGTTAAATTAAATGGAGTAGCTACTATTATTGGTAAAATTGGTTTGACATTTGCCATTCTGACATTTGTAGTGTTGACAGTTAGGTTTGTGGTCGAAAAAGCGCTTCATGGTGACTTTGCCAGTTGGTCTTCAGATGATGCAAAGAAGTTACTGGACTTCTTTGCTATTGCTGTAACCATAATAGTTGTTGCAGTTCCTGAAGGATTACCACTGGCTGTGACACTCAGTCTTGCTTTTGCAATGAAAAAACTAATGAATGACAAGGCACTTGTAAGGCATCTTTCTGCTTGTGAGACTATGGGTTCAGCTAGTTGCATTTGCACAGATAAGACAGGGACATTGACCACTAACAAAATGGTGGTTACTAAAGCATGGATATGCGAAAAAGCCATGCAGATAAAAGGTACTGAGAGTGCAAACGAACTGAAAACATGTACATCTGAAGGAGTTATAAACATCCTTTTGCAGGCTATATTTCAAAACACTTCTGCTGAAGTAGTTAAGGATGATAAAAATGGAAAGGACACAATATTGGGAACCCCAACAGAATCAGCATTATTGGAATTTGGATGCCTTTTGAGTGCTGATTTTGATGCGTATGCACAGCGTAGAGAGTATAAGATACTCAAAGTTGAGCCATTCAATTCAGTCCGAAAGAAAATGTCCGTGCTTGTGGGTCTTCCTAATGGAGGAGTCCGAGCTTTCTGCAAAGGTGCAtcagaaataatattaaaaatgtgtgACAAAACTATTGATTGCAATGGGGAAGTTGTTGATCTTCCTGAAGACGGGGCAAATAATGTCTCTGATGTTATAAATGCCTTTGCCTCTGAAGCTTTGAGAACTATTTGTTTGGCCTTCAAAGAGATAAATGAAACCCATGAACCCAACAGCATTCCTGATAGTGGCTATACTCTAATAGCCTTAGTAGGAATCAAGGATCCTGTACGCCCTGGGGTTAAGGAAGCTGTTCAAACTTGTATGGCTGCTGGAATAACTATCCGCATGGTTACTGGTGATAACATAAATACAGCTAAAGCTATAGCTAAAGAATGTGGTTTACTTACCGAGGGTGGTCTAGCCATAGAAGGTCCAGATTTCCGTGACTTGTCTCCTGAGCAAATGAAGGATGTCATACCAAGAATCCAG GTGATGGCACGATCCTTACCGCTCGACAAGCATAAGTTAGTTAccaatttgaggaaaatgttcgGTGAGGTTGTTGCTGTTACTGGCGATGGAACTAATGATGCCCCTGCACTGCGTGAGGCAGACATTGGACTTGCAATGGGCATAGCAGGAACTGAG GTCGCTAAAGAAAATGCTGATGTCATTATAATGGATGATAACTTCACGACTATTGTCAATGTTGTCAAATGGGGACGTGCAGTATATATAAACATTCAAAAATTTGTGCAGTTTCAATTGACAGTTAATGTTGTTGCTCTGGTTATCAACTTCATTTCTGCATGCATCACTG GATCTGCTCCACTCACAGCTGTTCAGTTGCTTTGGGTCAACTTGATCATGGACACTCTTGGGGCATTAGCCCTGGCTACTGAACCTCCTAACGATGGACTTTTGAAAAGACCCCCAGTTGCAAGAGGAGCAAACTTTATCACCAAACCTATGTGGAGGAATATCATAGGTCAAAGcatatatcaattaattatCCTTGGGATTCTAAATTTTGATGGGAAGAGGCTGCTCGGACTTGGTGGTTCAGATTCAACAAAAATACTCAACACGTTGATATTCAACTCCTTTGTATTTTGCCAG GTGTTTAATGAGATAAACAGCAGAGATATTGACAAGATAAACATATTCAGAGGCATGTTTGACAGCTGGATATTTATGGCGATAATTTTCGCCACCGCTGCATTTCAAGTGGTGATAGTTGAATTCCTTGGAACGTTTGCCAGCACTGTGCCTCTAAACTGGCAATTCTGGTTACTAAGTGTGGTAATCGGAGCATTTAGCATGCCTATAGCTGCTATCCTCAAGTGCATCCCAGTTGAAAGAGATGCTAGTAAGCAGCACCATGATGGTTATGAGGCACTGCCATCTGGTCCGGAGCTGGCATAA